The Parcubacteria group bacterium ADurb.Bin159 genomic interval TTAGAATACAAAATTAAAAATTAGGTTTTGATATTTGAAATATTTTTTTATTATACCATTATTTAGTGCTTTGGCAAGTTAAGAAGAAGAACCGAATTTTTGATATTGGAAAAAATCTGTTTCGGATATTCTTTCGTAATCTCCCCACGTTGTGGGATAAATACCTATTGCCCTGACCTTAAAACCGACAAATAAATTGGCACCGGGAGTAATAGTATAAGTGACGTTATTTTCTCCTAAATTATTTATTCTAAGACGATAATAATAGACATTACTATCAAGATTTAACAGGTTTACAGGCCAAGTTGAATAAGTGTTTTGACTCCAATTTAAGGGCGATAACTTAGCTGCTGAACTTAAAATTATTTCACTCGTTTCTTCTGGATTTCGACTAATACTTAAACTCGCTGGATAAGAAGCGCCGTTAATATCTAAATTTAATTGAAAACTTTGCCCAGGCAAAAGAGTGATACTCCAAGGATTTGGGCTATTTTTTAATATTATTTCCTCAATTTCGTATTCTGCATCTTCTCCTAAACTGCCCGATAGAGTATAAGAGCTATAATCTTTATGATTTTTTAAAATATCATAAGCAGCAATTTCAGTAGCCGATTCAGCAGCAAAATAAGCTTTCTCTGAAACCTCAAATCCCTTTATTGTTCGACTATATCGGATAATAACTTGGCTAACTAAAAGCAAACCGGTTAAAACCGCCCCAATAACTAAAAGAGTTAAAAGAAGGGTTACTGCTTTTTTGTTTTTAAAATTAAACCGCATATTTATAATTTTTAATCTCTTTTTGTCCAACGTTCAAAAATGGTTTGTTGAAATAATATCTTATTCTCCCCTACTTTTTCTTTCAATGATTTCAAATTAAAAGTAATAGTGCAGCGCGGCTGTTGTTTTTTTGCTTCCGAAGAAGAACTTTTATTAAAAGGATCTTCGTTGGGTTGAATATAAAAATTTAAATTTTCTACATTAATATCTTTACTGGTCAAATCTTGAAAATCTGTATCTTGGCAAACATTAGCTGTATCAGCGCAATTTTTAGTCGGTTCTGTTTTTGTTTTTACACATTTTTGAATAATACCTCGGTTATCTGATGTTATCCGGCGATAACGACTACACTCTGTTTCTTCTATATTTTGGAGAATTAAATAAGTAATAGGCGAATCTTTTGGAATAGTGCCAATGGCACTATAATCTATTTTTGAAGAGCGAATATCTTTAGCCATTAAACTCATTATATATTGTCCTTCTTGATGAAGGTCAGTTTGGCCTAAGGTTTTCTCCCGCGAGCCAATAATAAAAACATAAGTGCCAGTAACAATCAAAACAACCACGCTAATAATTCCTAAAGAAACTAATAATTCGATTAAAGTAAAACTATGATTATTTCTCATAAAAATATTTATTGAAATAACTAATGATAAATGAAAGTTGATTCTAAATTCTTTTCATTCTCTCCAGTCAGTTAAAACTAATTTAAAAAATATTTTATGGGGCCGGCCTCTTTCTTGCCACCAAACAGTAGAAGTAATTTTTTTTCCGCAGGGTGCTTCATCAACACAACCACCAGAAGGCGTAAAATTTTCTACTTTTATTATTCTTTTAAAAATAGGCGCCTGACAAGAACTGCAATTATAACTATAAATAGCCGGGTTCCCTTCTAAATAAAGCCAGCAATTAGTGCAATTTTCAATAGTAGGATTATTTGGCGGATTTAAATCATCTAAATTTTGACTATTCCACTGGACACGATAACTCCCTTCGGCAAATTCATCTAACCAATCAACGCTTGAATCTAACCAATAACTGGCTCTTATAGCTTGCACTACTTCTATTCCTTCACGACCCAAATTAGTGGCTAAAACTCTCTCAGTAGATTGACCCCCTAAATTAAGAAAAGTTTGGCCTAAAGCCAAAATAGCCACAATGGCCGAAGCAGCAATAGCTACAGCAATTAATGTTTCAATTAAACTTTGAGCTGTTTTTTTCATTTAGTTATTTCAATTTTTCCTTGAGAATAAAGGTCTATATAAGCGTGCCGACCACTAGCGCTTTGAAATAAAATAATACGGATGAAATCGTTTCCCGTCAAGAGCTTACATCCATTGATTCCTGCATCGTAATAATAAATATCAGATTTCGGCGCAGCAAAAATAATTGATGAAGAAAAATTATCTATAAATTTTTGTTGACTTGAATCATATTTTTGAATTTTTTCTACACTAATCCCTTGGATTAAGTCAAAATTTTGAATCAAAAAATTATTCGCATCAGGTCCGCTATAAAGGCAATTATTATCTGTTTCAGCAAAAAAAGTATAATCATATCCCCCAAAACTAAAAATTATCCCATATTGATTTGGCCGAATAGAATTTACTAAAGTTCCACTTAAAGCATCAGCTTGCGCTGTTCGCAAAATACTAGCCAATCCCTCAGCCTCAGAATTAATATTTAATTCGCGTTCTCCTTGCCGATAATCTATTAAAACCATAGCGGCAATTAAAGCCACAATAGAAACAACCACTAATAATTCAATCAAGGTAAATCCTTTACTCAATCCCCTGGGGTCAGACCCCGGAAAGCAGCTGCTTATAAGCCTTTGTTTATGCGGGTTTTCAGGCAATTTTTTGAATTTGGCACGTTTTTGATTCATTTTTGTTAACTGAAGAATAAAATCAAAAATCCTCCTAAAGACAAAAACGGGCCAAGCGGTATTTGACTTGACCATTTTTTCTCTTTAAAAATTATTAATATCAAACTAATTAAAGCGCCGATGATATAACTTAAAAACAAAACTACTAAAAAAATTCGGAAGTTAGCGAAAAAAACAGCCAAAAAAATACCTATTCTTATATCTCCTAAACCAATTCCTTTGGCTTTAGTTAAAACATATTGAAGACCAAAAAAAACAAGAGCCAAAAATAGGCTAATCATCATTCCCTGCCAAGACCAACCAAGAAATAAATTAAGAATGAAAACTATCCCCGCGGCTGGTAAAAGAACAATGTCCTCAATAATCTGATATTTTAAATCGTAAACAAAAATAAAAAGAAGAGTAAAAACGCCTAACCAATCTCTAATTATCTGTAAAGCAAGCATTCCTCCTCTAACTTGAATAATAGGCAAATAATTTTCTAAAAAATTAAAACTCGGCAAATAATCAAAATTTTTTAAAACAACCAAACTAAAAAGCAATCCGCTTATTAATTCAACCAAGGGATACTGAATAGAGATTTTTTTATGGCAATATCGGCAATGTCCTTTTAATAAAATAAACGAGATAATGGGGATATTATCTCGAAAGGATAGTTGATGCCCGCATAAAGGACAAATAGAGCGGCCAAGCATTGACTTTTTGTGATAAAGCCGCCACATCAAACAATTCAAAAAACTGCCTATAGCCAAACCGAATATAAAACCAAAAATTAACCAAAAAACCATCATACTCCTATTCTACTCCTTTTTCAGATTTTTTCAACGCCTCTATTTTCTCTTTATATTTTATTAAACCCGTCTGTTTTTTTTGAGCAATGGCTAGTAAATTACCCGAAAGAGAGGGGCAAAAAAAACAAAAAAACTTCTTTATTAATTTGGTGAATAATGAATTTCCGGAAATACTATAATCAAAATAAAAAATATCTACTTTTTTAAATCCTGTTTGAATAAGCAGTTCTTTTAATTCTGACGCTCCGTATTCATGACAGTGTCCTTCTCCTAAGGGTGTTTTAACAAAGGGTAGAATCTGGCGATTAAAAAGCATTCTTAATTTATTTCCTAATCTAAAAAAATTAGGTACGGTTATCACAAAATATCCATCATCTTTAAGGACATTATAAACGTCTTTTAATAAAGGGGTGGGATCAAAATAAAAATGTTCTAAGGTCTCGAGTAATAATACTATATCAAAGGTGTTTTTATTAAAAGGAATTTTCTCTTTAGAAAAATCGCTTTCTTTTAGATCAATGTGATATTTTTTAGCTCTTTCTTGAAGAAAGGGCTGATTAACGAATTTTCCTAAATCTAAAGCACAAACATCTATCCCTCTTAAACTACATAAACAAGAAAGATGCAAATAGGCAGAACCCAAATCAAGTAATTTAATTGATTTTCTATTTAATTTTTTTGATAAAGAATCTATCAGTTCAATCATTAATTTATATCGAGGATAATGAAAATTAAAATAATCTTTATCCTCAGGAAAAAGCGGTGTAGTATTTAAAAATTGCTCAAATAATTGTGGAGCAGATTTCATATATTTATTCTAATTTAATCTCAGATAAAAAATTTTTAATTTCCTCGTCTTCTGGGGAAAGATTTAAAGCAATAGTAGCATAATAAATTGCTTTATCAATATCCCCCTTCTCTTTGTAAAGCAGGGCAATAGCAAAAGGCCAAGTAGAATCTTTGGGATTAAGAGTAAAACCATGTAAATTTTCAAAAATGGCTTTATCAATATCTCCTCTCAAATAATAAATATTGGCTATTTTTTTATGAATATGATATTCAAAGGGAGAAAGATGCAATAATTTAAACCAAGATTCTAAAGCTTTGTCATACTCCCCTTGTTTCTGATAGATTTGGCCTAATTTATCATAAACATTTATCTCTTCAGCAATAATCATTTGATAATGGTCATTGATGATTCCCGGATAGTCTGCAGGAGGATATAAAGAAAGAGCTTTCTCACAAACTTCTAATGCCTCTTCCCAATTTTCTTCATAAATTTTTAATTGGCACCAATCATTATAGATGCCTGCCATTTTCGGAGAAAGTGCAGATATTTTTTCAAATAATTCTTCTGCCTGACTGTAATCTTTTTCTCCAGATAAATGAATTTTCTCAGCTAACATATTAGCTTGATTAGTCATCATAGCCAATATTCGCTCTTCTAATGGGACATTTTCAATAGTGGCTATTCCTATTTCTAAAATTTTAATCTTTGAAGAAGGATTAGGATAAAATGTTAATCCCTTTCTTAAATCTTCGGCAAAACGAGAACGATAATAATGCTGGCGCGGCAATATTTTTAAAACCTTATCATAATTTTGCAAAGTTTTTGGCCAATCTTCTTCCATCCGCGAGACAAGCGCTTCTCTAAAATAAAAATCAGCTAAATAAACTTTAATAGCGCATTCGCTAATAATAAAAATAAAAATTATAGCCAAAGAGAGAATAATGATAATTTTATGAAGATTTTTTAACATTTGATTAAAATCGTGACATTTTTAAAAAATCGCGAGATATTCCTTTATTTATGCGATGTTTCCGAGGTTAGTTTTGAGGGTCTGACCCCAATGGCGACCAGTGAGGTTAGTTTTGAGGGTCTGACCCCAATGGCGACCAGTTTTGAGGGTCTGACCCCAATGACGACCCCAATGGCTAGAAACCCAACAAAATAAACAGCTGTAGGAATAACATGAAAAGAGAATTGAAGAGAAACTAAATAACCGAAAACACCCAAAAGAAGAGCCAAAATAAACAAACCGGAGAAATCTAATTTTTTGAGAACTTGTTTAATTCCAAAATAAAAAGATGAACCAATAAATAACAAATAAGAAATAAGACCAAAAAATCCCGTAGTTAAAAGAGTATCTATTATATCGTTATGCGCCCTATCTGGATAGCTGTTTATAGCTTCTAAAGCAGCAAATTCCGGCCGGTAATAAGAAATATAATAAAATCTTTGGGTTTCCGGGCCATAACCGAAAAATGGCTTTTTTGAGATTAATTCTAAACCGTCTTGCCAAAAATATAAACGCAAACGTCCAGTGGCTCCTCCTAAATAAACAAGCGACTCTAATCGGCCTATTATCGGCGATAGCGATTCGTTAATAGGCGAATTGAAATGATAAATGTTTAATCCTATTAAAATTAGTCCTAATCCCAAAACAATAATTAAACTTGTACAAAATAATCTCCTTTTTTTAAAATACCAAAGAAGAAAAAAATAAAGAATCAAAATTTGAGATAAAAATCCCAACCAAGCGCCGCGGCTTTGAGTAAAAATTAAAACAAAAAAAACAAATAAAAACATTAAAAAGGCAAAGAAGGGGAATAAAATAGATTTTTTCTCTTTGCGCCAAAAATTAAAACAATAAAAAAAGAATAAACTAATAAGAGGTAAAACTAAAAGCAGCCAAGAAGCTAAAAAATTCGGCTGGCCTAAACTAGAAAAAATACGATAGCTTTCTGAAGGATTGACTTCCCATTTAATAAAATCAAAACCAAAAAGCTGAATAACTCCATAAAGACAAATAAAAAATGTTGTGCCGAAAATAACTCCGATCAATTTTGTTAATTGGTCCTTTGTTTTAAGATTAAAAATTAAAAGACAATAAAAGAGAAAAAGGTGGAGCCAAGTTAAAAAACCAAAACATCTTTCATAGCTTCCCCAAAAACTAAAACTTAAAGACCGTGATAATAAAGTAGAGATAAAAACGAAAATAAGAAAAATGAAAAATGGTAAAATATATTTAACCCTTTTTTTAAATTCATTTTTAAATTCAGAAAAATTAAAAATTATTTTTATTAACCAAAAAAACAAAGTGATTTGTAGTAAAGTGTAAAAACTTACTTGCCAAGCAGTGGGGAATGGCTGATAAATTAAAGTATCAAAATAAATCGGAGACAATAAAAAAATTGCTAACCAGCCAATTTCTATAATAATATCTAAAGAAAAATGTATTTTTTTCATAAAAAATATTATACCAAATTAACCAATAAAAGAAACCTGTTTAAAACAGGTTTCTTTTCTATGATATTCTAAATTTTAAATTCTATATTCTATATTAGTTGCTAATTCCCGCTGGCGTGGCTGTTCTTAACCCCGCGGCAATGCCTCCGCTAGAAGCCCCTAAACAATATTGAAGAGTATAACTGGTATAAGCACCAGCAGCTCCCTGCGCCGTATAAGTGTATTTATCCTCTGTACTCCAACAATCACTGGGTTGAGGAGCTGTAGGGACCTGAGCCATATAAACCGTGCCGCCTGATGATATTGCTGAGCCGGACGCTACACTCGCAGTCGCAGGATAGCCGTTTTGATCTAAATAATAAAGCTCTAAAGCAGTTTGGATTTGCTTAATATCAGCTAATCTTTTAGAATCCCGAGCTCTAGCTCGAGCATTATTTAAAGCTACCACTGAAATAGCCGCTAACATAGCAATGATAGCCACTACTACTAAAAGCTCAATCAAAGTAAAAGCTTTTTTGTTGCTCATAAGATTAAAACAAAATATTAAAATGTCAAAGACAAAAGTTGAAAGTAGATTTAATTTTATTTTTAATTTTTTTAAACCGCTTGATAATGAAAAATTTTTACTTTATTTAAAGGATCAATGTCAATGGCGATTAAATCAATTCGCCAATTCTCTTCTTGGGGGCGATAATGAGACAAATAAATTTCTGCCATTTTTATTAATTTTTTCTTTTTATTAAAAGTAAGCTCTTCTTCAGGCAAACCAAAGTCTTCTGATTTTTTAGTTTTAACTTCAACAAAAACAAGCTGTTTATCCTTATCGCAAGCAATAATATCAATTTCCCCCAAAGAAGAAAAACGGAAATTTCTGGCTAAAATTTGATAATGTTTTTTAATTAAAAAATTTATGGCTATTTCTTCTCCTTTTTTGCCCAAATCTTGGCGTTTAAAAGACATTTTAATCGATTACGGACAGGTTCCCTTCCAAATGCCTTCGGGTGTAGCCGTATTATATCCGGCGCCTATCCCCCCGCTGTCAG includes:
- a CDS encoding putative S-adenosylmethionine-dependent methyltransferase, with protein sequence MKSAPQLFEQFLNTTPLFPEDKDYFNFHYPRYKLMIELIDSLSKKLNRKSIKLLDLGSAYLHLSCLCSLRGIDVCALDLGKFVNQPFLQERAKKYHIDLKESDFSKEKIPFNKNTFDIVLLLETLEHFYFDPTPLLKDVYNVLKDDGYFVITVPNFFRLGNKLRMLFNRQILPFVKTPLGEGHCHEYGASELKELLIQTGFKKVDIFYFDYSISGNSLFTKLIKKFFCFFCPSLSGNLLAIAQKKQTGLIKYKEKIEALKKSEKGVE
- a CDS encoding O-Antigen ligase, whose amino-acid sequence is MKKIHFSLDIIIEIGWLAIFLLSPIYFDTLIYQPFPTAWQVSFYTLLQITLFFWLIKIIFNFSEFKNEFKKRVKYILPFFIFLIFVFISTLLSRSLSFSFWGSYERCFGFLTWLHLFLFYCLLIFNLKTKDQLTKLIGVIFGTTFFICLYGVIQLFGFDFIKWEVNPSESYRIFSSLGQPNFLASWLLLVLPLISLFFFYCFNFWRKEKKSILFPFFAFLMFLFVFFVLIFTQSRGAWLGFLSQILILYFFLLWYFKKRRLFCTSLIIVLGLGLILIGLNIYHFNSPINESLSPIIGRLESLVYLGGATGRLRLYFWQDGLELISKKPFFGYGPETQRFYYISYYRPEFAALEAINSYPDRAHNDIIDTLLTTGFFGLISYLLFIGSSFYFGIKQVLKKLDFSGLFILALLLGVFGYLVSLQFSFHVIPTAVYFVGFLAIGVVIGVRPSKLVAIGVRPSKLTSLVAIGVRPSKLTSETSHK
- the pppA gene encoding Leader peptidase PppA, coding for MMVFWLIFGFIFGLAIGSFLNCLMWRLYHKKSMLGRSICPLCGHQLSFRDNIPIISFILLKGHCRYCHKKISIQYPLVELISGLLFSLVVLKNFDYLPSFNFLENYLPIIQVRGGMLALQIIRDWLGVFTLLFIFVYDLKYQIIEDIVLLPAAGIVFILNLFLGWSWQGMMISLFLALVFFGLQYVLTKAKGIGLGDIRIGIFLAVFFANFRIFLVVLFLSYIIGALISLILIIFKEKKWSSQIPLGPFLSLGGFLILFFS
- a CDS encoding photosystem I assembly protein Ycf3, with the translated sequence MLKNLHKIIIILSLAIIFIFIISECAIKVYLADFYFREALVSRMEEDWPKTLQNYDKVLKILPRQHYYRSRFAEDLRKGLTFYPNPSSKIKILEIGIATIENVPLEERILAMMTNQANMLAEKIHLSGEKDYSQAEELFEKISALSPKMAGIYNDWCQLKIYEENWEEALEVCEKALSLYPPADYPGIINDHYQMIIAEEINVYDKLGQIYQKQGEYDKALESWFKLLHLSPFEYHIHKKIANIYYLRGDIDKAIFENLHGFTLNPKDSTWPFAIALLYKEKGDIDKAIYYATIALNLSPEDEEIKNFLSEIKLE
- the epsG_1 gene encoding Type II secretion system protein G precursor, whose product is MSNKKAFTLIELLVVVAIIAMLAAISVVALNNARARARDSKRLADIKQIQTALELYYLDQNGYPATASVASGSAISSGGTVYMAQVPTAPQPSDCWSTEDKYTYTAQGAAGAYTSYTLQYCLGASSGGIAAGLRTATPAGISN